The Micromonas commoda chromosome 1, complete sequence region ATCCACGATATCTTCGCCTCACGGTGAACGCATTGCCTGCCAACCAGGCACTGAAGCAGAGATTTGCTTTGCCTATTGGCTGCATGGTACGCCCACTTATTCCTGGAGAAAAGGTTCCCACAGCGCAATTTGGCAGCACGGGCATAGTTCGGTGCCGTAGATGCCGTACTTATGTCAATCCGTTCGTACATTTCATCGACGGCGGTCGAAGGTTCCGTTGCAATGTGTGCCAGCTGCCGAACGAGGTACCGGTCGACTACTTCTGCACGCTCGACGCAAATGGGACACGAAGAGACATTGCAGAGCGTCCCGAGTTGAGGCATGGAACGGTAGAGTTCATCGCAAGTCAGGAGTACATGGTCCGCCCGCCGATGCCTCCGACGTATTTCTTCGCATTTGATGTCTCTGCCAACGCGGTGTCCAGTGGCTTCTTGGCGAAAGCTGTGAATACAGTGAAGGAAACCCTTGACGAGCTTCCAGGAGGTGAGCGTACACATGTGGGCTTTCTCACTTACGACAATGCCATTCACTTTTATGGGCTCAAGCCTGGAAGCATAACACCGCAGATGATGGTGGTGGCCGAGCTCGATGACCCGTTTTGTCCGGCGCCAGAAGATCTACTGGTCAACCTTGGGGACTCGCGGGGTGCGGTCAACGCCTTGCTTGACATGCTTCCCAGTGCATTCGCGGCCACCTCGCAAGTGGACTCGTGCATGGGCCCCGCGGTGCAGGCAGCTTACATGGCGATGAACCATATTGGTGGAAAGTTGATGATGTTTCAGTGCACCTTGCCATCTTTAGGACAGGGTCGCCTATtgaaccgcggcgacgatcacAGAAACGCTGGCACTGACAAGGAGCACCTGGAACGAGCTCCTGCAGACCCTTTCTTCAAGAAAATGGCGGCAGAATGCTCCAGACAGCAGATATGTGTGGATATATTTGCTACGGCATCACCTTATGGCGATCTCGCGTCACTTTCCACCTTGTGTCGGTACACAGGTGGCCAGTTGTACCATTATCCAGGTTTTCGACCTGAACGCGACGGATTGAAACTTTGGAATGAGCTCAGGCATAATCTCACGCGTTTTACCGCGTGGGAAGCAGTCTGCAGGGTGCGTTGTAGTAAGGGCTTCAGGGTTTCCTCTTTCAATGGTCACTTCTTCGTCCGTTCGATGGACCTCCTCGCACTTCCTGCCACGAATGCTGATGCTGCACACGCGGTGCAAATTGCGCATGATGAACAGCTACCAACCGGCAGCGTATCTTACCTACAGTGCGCGCTGTTGTACACGAATGCagacggcgagcgacgaATCCGGGTGCATACCATGGCAGTGCCTGTCGTGCCAGACATTGCGTATATGTTCCGGAGTATTGATGGCGGTGCAATGAGTGCGTTCCTCACAaggctcgccgtcgagcgcgctctCACTGCACGCTTGCAAGATGCAAGGGAGTTCATGCAACTAAAACTGTCACAGTCGATGCGCGAGTTTCGGCTGCTCAATACGAGTGCGGCAAGGGCATTCAACTGCCTCATTTTCCCGGACCGGATGCGACTGGTGCCGCTTTTCACGCTATGCGCAGCAAAGTCAGCTGCGCTTCGTGGACAGACGCGTGATGTGAACGTGGACGAACGCATTCACTCGATATATGAAATCATGTCTGCACCTACTGAGGCTATATTGCGAAGGCTTTATCCCGCTATGTATGCCTTGCACGTCATGCCTCCAGAAGCTGGTTTCCCAAATCAGGCTGGCGCAATCGTGATGCCTCCGAGAACGGTGCTGGCAGG contains the following coding sequences:
- a CDS encoding predicted protein (Alternative splicing variant 2) — its product is MSTTGTTAGFNAGLPQSSGLASGAATQQNSFVEEFSSLQLGGGGSMGDHGADPSQFPRPGDDVPVPNSELSCDPRYLRLTVNALPANQALKQRFALPIGCMVRPLIPGEKVPTAQFGSTGIVRCRRCRTYVNPFVHFIDGGRRFRCNVCQLPNEVPVDYFCTLDANGTRRDIAERPELRHGTVEFIASQEYMVRPPMPPTYFFAFDVSANAVSSGFLAKAVNTVKETLDELPGGERTHVGFLTYDNAIHFYGLKPGSITPQMMVVAELDDPFCPAPEDLLVNLGDSRGAVNALLDMLPSAFAATSQVDSCMGPAVQAAYMAMNHIGGKLMMFQCTLPSLGQGRLLNRGDDHRNAGTDKEHLERAPADPFFKKMAAECSRQQICVDIFATASPYGDLASLSTLCRYTGGQLYHYPGFRPERDGLKLWNELRHNLTRFTAWEAVCRVRCSKGFRVSSFNGHFFVRSMDLLALPATNADAAHAVQIAHDEQLPTGSVSYLQCALLYTNADGERRIRVHTMAVPVVPDIAYMFRSIDGGAMSAFLTRLAVERALTARLQDAREFMQLKLSQSMREFRLLNTSAARAFNCLIFPDRMRLVPLFTLCAAKSAALRGQTRDVNVDERIHSIYEIMSAPTEAILRRLYPAMYALHVMPPEAGFPNQAGAIVMPPRTVLAGERVDARGAYLVDDGRHCLLWLGKMLDHGFLNAVFGAQGPPKPDVDFEPTLVEGIQLSKQVCGVIGEIRRRAANGCHCTLTVIRQGDPSEALLFPLLVEDRGAGGAGAMSYADFLIQLHRQVAHAGGLQ